The genomic segment GCTCAGGGCATTGCCGAATCGCTCGAGCATCCCGACGAGGACACACGCAAGGCGTGCTCCTTCATCACCGCCGAGACCGACCGCCTCAACAACGTGGTCAGCTCGCTGCTCCAGTTCGCACGGCCCATCAAGCCGGCGCCGCGGCCGGTCCGCGTCGAGGAGCTGTTCGACACGGCGCTGCTGCTGGTGCGTGACGAGATCGCGCGCAAGCAGGTCCAGCTGCGATGCGTCGTGGCCGCGTCCCTGCCGTCGCTCGACGTCGATCGCGATCTCATCACCCAGGTCCTGGTCGACCTGCTGTCGAACGCCGCCGAGGCCGCGCCGACGGGCGGCGAAGTCACGCTGGCGGCCAGCTCCGCCAACGGCAGCATCGTTCTCGAAGTCGCCGACTCCGGCGCCGGCATCCCTGCCGATCTTCGCGCGCGCGTGTTCGAGCCGTTCTTCACGACCAAGGCCTCAGGCACAGGCCTCGGCCTGGCCATCGCAAAGCAGATCGTCGGCGCGCACGGCGGGCGCATCGAGGCCGGCGAGCGCAAGGGCGGCGGCGCGCGACTGATCATCACCCTTCCGCTGGCGCCTGCGGCTGCGATGGCCGCATGAAGCCGCGCGTCCTCATCGTCGACGACGAAGAGCGCATGGCCGGCGTCGCAGCGATGGCACTGGCACGCGCCGGCTACGCCTGCGAGACCTGCTCCAGCGCGGCGGGCGCGCTCGAATCGCTGGAGGCCAACGGCGCCGACGTCGTCGTGACCGACTGGAAGATGCCCGGGATGGACGGCATCGAGCTGCTGCGGCGAATTCGCGCGCGCCACGCGCACGTTCCGGTGGTGATGATCACCGCGCACGGCAGCGTTCCTTCGGCGGTGGCGGCCATGCGCGAGGGCGCCTTCGACTACGTCACCAAGCCCTTCGACAACGACGAGCTGCGGGCGGTGGTCGCGCGTGCCATCGAGATGACGCGGCTGGAGCGCGAGAACCGCTACCTGCGTCAGGAGATTGCCGGCGCCTATTCTCCTGATGCGATCGTGGCCGAGAGCCCGCGCAGCCAGGAGCTGCTCGATCTGGTGCGGCGCGTGGCCGCCAGCCGCTCCACCGTCCTGGTGCAGGGTGAGAGCGGCACGGGCAAGGAGCTGGTCGCCCGCCTGCTGCATTACTGGAGCGACCGCGTCGGCAAGCCGTTCGTGGCCGTCAACTGCAAGGCGTTCGCCGAAGGCGTGCTCGAAAGCGAGCTGTTCGGACACGAGAAGGGCGCGTTCACCGGCGCGATGAGCGCGCGCGCCGGCTGCTTCGAGCGAGCCAGCGGCGGCACGCTGTTCCTGGAC from the Candidatus Limnocylindrales bacterium genome contains:
- a CDS encoding sigma-54 dependent transcriptional regulator, whose translation is MKPRVLIVDDEERMAGVAAMALARAGYACETCSSAAGALESLEANGADVVVTDWKMPGMDGIELLRRIRARHAHVPVVMITAHGSVPSAVAAMREGAFDYVTKPFDNDELRAVVARAIEMTRLERENRYLRQEIAGAYSPDAIVAESPRSQELLDLVRRVAASRSTVLVQGESGTGKELVARLLHYWSDRVGKPFVAVNCKAFAEGVLESELFGHEKGAFTGAMSARAGCFERASGGTLFLDEIGEIGESFQAKLLRVLQDGEVLPVGSSKPRRVDVRTVAATNRVLRDEVAAGRFREDLYFRLNVIPIQLAPLRERREDILPMARHFLARQAGEAGRQLALSDEAEAALLSHSWPGNVRELENAIERAVVLARSDKIWSEDLLLEQPKAPAATPMLGSGGTLQESLDDAAAERIRAALEEAGGQRAEAARILGVERTTLYRMMKRLGIR
- a CDS encoding ATP-binding protein, giving the protein MEPEPIPSPSPALRASRGWRWIGAALGLGLGLFDAMLLSSAMGVDFRLNGESGTLFVGAYFGVSLAIVGFLLGETMEARRRDREAAALIEQQNQTILATRARLLQSEKLAALGQLAAAIAHEVRNPLGIIRSAAQGIAESLEHPDEDTRKACSFITAETDRLNNVVSSLLQFARPIKPAPRPVRVEELFDTALLLVRDEIARKQVQLRCVVAASLPSLDVDRDLITQVLVDLLSNAAEAAPTGGEVTLAASSANGSIVLEVADSGAGIPADLRARVFEPFFTTKASGTGLGLAIAKQIVGAHGGRIEAGERKGGGARLIITLPLAPAAAMAA